The following coding sequences lie in one Saccharomyces mikatae IFO 1815 strain IFO1815 genome assembly, chromosome: 10 genomic window:
- the PGU1 gene encoding endo-polygalacturonase, producing the protein MVFTSSLLLSTLCTFVVASPLSKRDSCTLSGSSLSSLSTVKKCSSIIIKDLSVPAGQTLDLTGLTSGTTVTFEGTTTFQYKEWAGPLISISGSKINVVGASGHVIDGQGAKWWDGLGDNGKVKPKFVKLVLTGKSEVTGLNIKNAPHQVFSINKCSDLTINGVTIDIKDGDSAGGHNTDGFDVGSSTNVVIQGCTVYNQDDCIAVNSGTTIKFLNNYCYNGHGISVGSVGGRSDNTVNGFWAENNHVMNSANGLRIKTVKGATGLVTNVNFISNKISGIKSYGIVIEGDYLNGKTTGTATGGVPIKNLVMKDITGSVDSTAKRVKILVENASNWQWSGVSISGGSSYSECSGIPTGSGATC; encoded by the coding sequence ATGGTTTTTACTAGTTCATTACTTCTGTCTACCTTGTGCACTTTTGTTGTCGCAAGTCCTCTGTCGAAAAGAGATTCCTGTACTCTATCAGGATCCTCTTTGTCCTCACTCTCAACTGTGAAAAAATGCAGTAGCATCATTATTAAAGATTTAAGTGTTCCAGCCGGACAGACTTTAGATCTAACTGGGTTAACTAGTGGTACTACCGTTACCTTCGAAGGTACAACTACTTTTCAGTACAAGGAATGGGCTGGTCCTTTAATTTCAATTTCGGGGTCGAAAATAAATGTTGTTGGTGCATCAGGACATGTTATTGATGGTCAAGGAGCTAAATGGTGGGATGGCTTAGGTGACAATGGCAAAGTTAAACCAAAATTTGTAAAATTAGTATTGACGGGCAAATCCGAAGTCACTGGGttaaatattaaaaatgcTCCACACCAAGTCTTCAGCATCAATAAATGCTCTGATTTGACTATCAATGGTGTAACAATCGATATAAAAGACGGTGATTCCGCAGGTGGTCACAACACAGATGGATTTGATGTTGGTAGCTCTACCAATGTTGTCATTCAGGGATGTACAGTTTATAATCAGGATGATTGTATCGCTGTGAATTCAGGTACAACtatcaaattcttgaacaaCTATTGCTATAATGGCCACGGTATTTCTGTAGGTTCTGTTGGTGGCCGTTCTGATAATACTGTGAATGGTTTTTGGGCTGAAAACAATCACGTTATGAACTCTGCCAATGGGTTGAGAATTAAGACGGTAAAAGGTGCGACAGGATTAGTTACTAACGTTAACTTCATTAGCAATAAGATTAGCGGCATAAAGAGTTACGGTATAGTTATTGAAGGTGATTACCTAAATGGCAAGACCACTGGCACTGCTACAGGAGGCGTTCCTattaagaatttagtgatGAAAGATATCACTGGGAGTGTTGACTCCACAGCTAAAAGAGTCAAAATTTTGGTGGAAAATGCTTCCAACTGGCAATGGTCCGGAGTATCAATTTCCGGTGGTTCTTCATATTCTGAATGTTCTGGAATTCCAACTGGTTCTGGTGCAACATGCTAA
- the THI11 gene encoding 4-amino-5-hydroxymethyl-2-methylpyrimidine phosphate synthase codes for MSTDKITFLLNWQPTPYHIPIFLAQTKGYFKEQGLDLAILEPTNPSDVTELIGSGKVDMGLKAMIHTLAAKARGFPVTSVASLLDEPFTGVLYLKGSGITEDFQSLKGKRIGYVGEFGKIQIDELTKHYGMKPEDYTAVRCGMNVAKYIIEGKIDAGIGIECMQQVELEEYLAKQGRPASDAKMLRIDKLACLGCCCFCTVLYICNDEFLKKNPEKVRKFLNAIKKATDYVLSDPVAAWKEYVDFKPQLNNDLSYKQYQRCYAYFSSSLFNVHRDWKKVTGYGKRLAILPPDYVANYTNEYLSWPEPEEVSDPLEAQRLMAIHQEKCRQEGTFKRLALPA; via the coding sequence ATGTCTACCGATAAGATTACATTTTTGTTGAACTGGCAACCAACTCCATATCACATTCCAATCTTCTTGGCTCAAACCAAGGGTTACTTCAAGGAACAAGGTCTAGACCTTGCCATCCTAGAGCCAACCAACCCTTCCGATGTCACTGAATTGATTGGTTCTGGTAAGGTTGACATGGGTTTGAAGGCCATGATCCACACCTTGGCTGCTAAGGCCCGTGGTTTCCCAGTCACCTCTGTCGCTTCCTTGTTGGACGAACCTTTCACTGGTGTTTTGTACTTGAAGGGCAGCGGTATCACTGAGGACTTCCAATCTCTAAAGGGTAAGAGAATTGGTTACGTCGGTGAATTCGGTAAGATTCAGATCGATGAATTGACCAAACACTACGGTATGAAGCCAGAAGACTACACCGCCGTCAGATGTGGTATGAACGTCGCCAAGTACATCATCGAAGGTAAGATCGATGCTGGTATTGGTATCGAATGTATGCAACAAGTCGAATTGGAAGAATACTTGGCCAAGCAAGGCAGACCAGCTTCCGATGCTAAGATGTTAAGAATTGACAAGTTGGCTTGTTTGGGTTGCTGTTGTTTCTGTACCGTCCTTTACATCTGTAACGacgaatttttgaagaagaacccAGAAAAGGTCAGAAAGTTCTTGAACGCCATCAAGAAGGCTACTGACTACGTTCTATCCGACCCAGTTGCCGCTTGGAAGGAATACGTCGACTTCAAGCCTCAATTGAACAACGACCTATCTTACAAACAATACCAAAGATGTTACGCTTACttctcttcatctttgttCAATGTCCATCGTGACTGGAAGAAGGTTACCGGTTACGGTAAGAGATTGGCCATTTTGCCACCAGACTACGTCGCCAACTACACTAACGAATACTTATCTTGGCCAGAACCAGAAGAAGTTTCTGATCCATTAGAAGCTCAAAGATTGATGGCCATtcaccaagaaaaatgtagACAAGAAGGTACCTTCAAGAGATTGGCTCTTCCAGCTTAA
- the SMKI10G3450 gene encoding sugar porter family MFS transporter has protein sequence MSSSRASSQMEPINGGVIDNSRSSAENSSHLSAPTVEENKDSSEYNGEEAEEIVLPEKPASAYVTVSIMCLCMAFGGFMSGWDTGTISGFVNQTDFLRRFGNYNHSKDTYYLSNVRTGLIVSIFNVGSAIGCLFLSKLGDIYGRCMGLIIVIVVYMVGIIIQIASVDKWYQYFIGRIIAGIGAGSISVLAPMLISETAPKQIRGTLLACWQLMVTFAIFLGYCTNYGTKSYSNSVQWRVPLGLCFAWAIIMIGGMMFVPESPRFLVQVKKTEQARASFAKSNKLSVDDPAVIAEIDLLVAGVEAEEAMGTASWKELFSTKTKVFQRLSMTVMINSLQQLTGDNYFFYYGTTIFKSVGMTDSFETSIVLGIVNFASCFFSLYSVDKLGRRKCLLLGAATMTACMVIYASVGVTKLYPNGKNQPSSKGAGNCMIVFTCFYIFCFSCTWGPVCYVIISETFPIRVRSKCMSVATAANLLWGFLIGFFTPFITSAIDFYYGYVFMGCLAFSYFYVFFFVPETKGLSLEEVDEMWIDGVLPWKSTSWVPASRRNADYDNEKLQHDEKPLYKRLF, from the coding sequence atgagtaGTAGTAGGGCTAGCTCGCAAATGGAACCCATTAATGGAGGGGTAATAGATAATAGCCGCTCATCTGCGGAAAATTCCTCCCATCTATCGGCTCCTACAGTGgaggaaaataaagattctTCTGAATATAATGGAGAAGAGGCAGAGGAGATTGTTCTCCCAGAGAAGCCGGCGTCTGCCTATGTTACTGTCTCTATTATGTGTTTGTGTATGGCATTTGGTGGATTTATGTCTGGCTGGGATACAGGTACGATTTCTGGATTTGTCAACCAAACTGATTTCTTAAGAAGATTTGGTAATTATAATCATTCCAAAGATACTTACTACTTGTCTAACGTGAGAACCGGGCTGATTGTTTCCATCTTCAATGTGGGAAGTGCTATTGGCTGTCTTTTCCTGTCTAAACTGGGTGATATTTACGGTCGTTGCATGGGTTtgattattgttattgtcgTTTATATGGTTGGTATTATTATCCAGATTGCCTCTGTGGATAAATGGTACCAATATTTTATTGGAAGGATCATTGCTGGTATTGGCGCTGGTTCTATCAGTGTCCTTGCTCCAATGCTTATTTCAGAAACCGCGCCAAAGCAAATCAGAGGTACGTTGCTTGCCTGTTGGCAATTGATGGTCACCTTTGCCATTTTCTTGGGTTATTGTACTAATTATGGTACTAAAAGTTACTCAAATTCTGTTCAATGGCGTGTTCCTCTCGGTCTATGTTTTGCATGGGCCATTATCATGATCGGAGGTATGATGTTTGTTCCGGAATCACCTCGGTTTCTGGTACAAGTCAAGAAGACTGAACAAGCTAGAGCTTCCTTTGCCAAGTCGAATAAGCTTAGCGTTGACGATCCTGCTGTGATTGCCGAGATCGATCTTCTTGTAGCTGGTGTTGAGGCCGAAGAAGCAATGGGAACGGCTTCTTGGAAGGAATTATTTTCGACAAAGACTAAAGTGTTCCAACGTTTATCAATGACGGTCATGATTAACTCTTTGCAACAACTTACTGGTGATaactatttcttctactaCGGTACTACTATCTTCAAATCTGTTGGTATGACCGACTCTTTCGAGACTTCTATTGTCTTGGGTATTGTTAATTTTGCTTcatgtttcttttcactTTATTCTGTTGATAAGTTGGGTCGTCGTAAATGTCTTTTGCTTGGAGCAGCTACCATGACAGCATGTATGGTTATTTATGCTTCTGTTGGTGTTACAAAACTATACCCTAATGGTAAAAATCAGCCATCGTCCAAAGGTGCTGGTAACTGTATGATTGTCTTTACCTGTTTCTACATTTTCTGCTTCTCCTGCACATGGGGTCCAGTATGTTATGTGATTATCTCAGAAACATTTCCAATAAGAGTGAGATCTAAGTGTATGTCTGTTGCAACAGCGGCTAACTTGCTATGGGGTTTCCTGATTGGGTTTTTTACACCTTTCATTACGTCAGCAATTGATTTCTACTATGGTTACGTTTTCATGGGCTGCTTAGCGTTTTCGTATTTTTacgttttcttctttgttccAGAAACGAAAGGTCTTTCTTTAGAAGAAGTCGACGAAATGTGGATAGATGGGGTTTTACCTTGGAAATCTACATCCTGGGTACCAGCTTCTAGAAGAAATGCTGATTACGATAACGAGAAATTACAGCATGATGAGAAGCCTTTGTATAAAAGATTGTTCTAA
- the SMKI10G3460 gene encoding alpha-glucosidase, translating into MTIIHNPKWWKEATVYQIYPASFKDSDNDGWGDLAGITSKLDYIKELGVDAIWVCPFYESPQEDMGYDIANYEKVWPRYGTNEDCFQLIEESHKRGIKVIVDLVVNHCSEEHEWFKESRSSKTNPKRDWFFWRPPKGYDEKGNPIPPNNWRSFFGGSAWRYDEKTGEFFMHVFAPGQPDFNWENEECRKAIYESSVGYWLRHNVDGFRIDVGSMYSKVEGLPDAPITDPTVPYQDGTAFFINGPRIHEYHKEMRQYMISQVPEGKEIMTVGEVGIGNENDFKDYTSAKEGELNMMFNFKHTSVGESPEFKYELIPFTLKDFKLALAESFLFIENTDCWSTIYLENHDQPRSVSRFGCDSPEWREISSKMLATLIISLTGTVFVYQGQELGMPNFKNRKIEQIKCVEGTGTYAAIKRDYGEDSEKMRKFFEALALISRDHGRTPFPWTGEEPCAGFSKNAKPWLDINESFRDGINAEAELKDKDSVFFFWKKALQVRKEYKDILVYGHNFQFFDLDNDKLFMFTKDADSKKMFAVFNFSSDKTDFPVPDEKASYTMFFGNYADTDGNSRTLQPWEGRLYSMK; encoded by the coding sequence ATGACAATCATCCATAATCCAAAGTGGTGGAAAGAAGCCACCGTCTACCAAATTTACCCCGCTAGTTTCAAAGACTCTGACAATGATGGTTGGGGTGACCTAGCCGGGATTACCTCCAAGCTTGACTACATTAAAGAGTTAGGCGTTGACGCTATATGGGTGTGCCCATTCTATGAGTCTCCTCAAGAAGATATGGGATATGATATTGCAAACTATGAGAAGGTTTGGCCTCGTTACGGTACGAACGAGGATTGTTTCCAACTGATCGAAGAATCTCATAAAAGAGGTATCAAGGTGATTGTTGACTTGGTCGTTAACCATTGTTCTGAAGAGCATGAGTGGTTCAAAGAAAGTAGATCTTCCAAAACAAATCCAAAGCGTGACTGGTTCTTCTGGAGACCTCCTAAAGGTTACGATGAAAAAGGTAATCCAATTCCCCCAAACAACTGGAGATCTTTCTTTGGTGGATCAGCTTGGAGATATGACGAGAAAACAGGCGAGTTCTTCATGCATGTTTTTGCTCCTGGTCAACCTGATTTCAACTGGGAAAATGAAGAGTGCCGTAAGGCTATTTATGAATCATCAGTAGGATATTGGTTACGTCACAATGTTGATGGGTTCAGAATTGATGTGGGTAGCATGTACTCTAAAGTCGAAGGCTTGCCAGATGCTCCTATTACTGATCCAACCGTTCCTTACCAGGATGGGACAgctttcttcattaatgGACCACGTATTCACGAGTACCATAAGGAAATGCGTCAATATATGATTTCTCAAGTCCCAGAAGGCAAAGAAATTATGACTGTTGGTGAAGTTGGTATCgggaatgaaaatgactTCAAGGACTACACTAGTGCTAAGGAGGGAGAACTTAACATGATGTTTAACTTCAAACACACATCAGTTGGTGAAAGCCCAGAATTCAAGTATGAGCTTATTCCCTTTACCTTGAAAGACTTTAAGCTGGCTCTTGCAGAAAGTTTTCTATTTATTGAAAACACTGATTGCTGGTCCACCATCTACCTAGAAAATCACGATCAACCTCGTAGTGTTTCACGTTTCGGTTGTGATTCTCCTGAGTGGCGTGAGATTTCCTCGAAAATGTTGGCCACACTTATCATCTCATTGACTGGTACTGTGTTTGTTTACCAAGGTCAGGAATTGGGTATGCCTAACTTCAAGAATAGAAAGATTGAACAAATCAAATGTGTCGAAGGTACTGGTACTTATGCTGCTATCAAACGTGACTACGGTGAGGACtcagaaaaaatgagaaagtTCTTTGAAGCTTTAGCTTTGATTTCCAGGGACCATGGAAGAACACCTTTCCCATGGACTGGTGAAGAACCTTGTGCAGGGTTTTCGAAGAACGCCAAACCTTGGTTGGATATAAATGAATCGTTTAGGGACGGCATTAACGCAGAAGCTGAGTTGAAAGACAAAGactctgttttctttttctggaAAAAGGCCTTGCAGGTTAGAAAAGAGTACAAAGACATTCTTGTGTACGGACATaactttcaattctttgatttaGATAATGACAAGTTGTTCATGTTCACCAAAGATGCGGATAGTAAGAAAATGTTTGccgttttcaatttcagtAGTGACAAGACAGACTTCCCAGTGCCTGATGAAAAAGCCTCTTACACTATGTTTTTCGGTAACTATGCAGACACAGATGGTAACTCGCGTACCTTACAGCCATGGGAAGGAAGACTTTACTCCATGAAATAA